One genomic segment of Phyllopteryx taeniolatus isolate TA_2022b chromosome 12, UOR_Ptae_1.2, whole genome shotgun sequence includes these proteins:
- the LOC133486997 gene encoding ADP-ribosylation factor-like protein 6 isoform X2, with protein MGLLDKLSGWLGLRKKEVNVLCLGLDNSGKTTIINRLKPANHSNRLGPFSEEWKHVSQTPGQEIVPTIGFNIEKFKSSSLSFTVFDMSGQSRYRNLWEHYYKESHAIVFVIDSNDKLRMVVAKEELDTLLNHGDICNKKLPVLFFANKMDLRDAMSSVKVSQMLCLENIKDKPWHICASNAIEGEGLQEGMDWLQEAQR; from the exons ATGGGGCTGCTGGATAAACTGTCGGGCTGGCTCGGCCTGAGGAAGAAGGAAGTCAATGTTTTGTGTCTGGGACTGGACAACAGCGGCAAAACTACAATCATCAACCGGCTGAAACCAGCTAAT CATTCGAATCGTTTAGGCCCATTCTCAGAGGAGTGGAAACATGTTAGTCAG ACACCGGGACAAGAAATAGTCCCAACAATTGGCTTCAACATTGAAAAGTTCAAGAGTTCAAG CCTTTCCTTCACAGTATTCGACATGTCTGGCCAAAGCAGATACAGAAACCTGTGGGAGCACTATTACAA AGAAAGCCACGCCATCGTATTTGTCATCGACAGCAATGACAAACTTAGAATGGTGGTTGCCAAAGAGGAGCTCGACACTCTTCTCAACCATGGAG ATATTTGCAATAAAAAGCTGCCCGTGTTGTTCTTTGCAAACAAGATGGATCTACGTGATGCCATGTCATCTGTCAAGGTCTCCCAGATGTTGTGTTTGGAGAATATCAAAGACAAACCTTGGCACATCTG TGCTAGCAATGCTATCGAGGGAGAAGGCCTGCAGGAAGGGATGGACTGGCTTCAAG AAGCTCAGCGATGA
- the LOC133486997 gene encoding ADP-ribosylation factor-like protein 6 isoform X3, giving the protein MGLLDKLSGWLGLRKKEVNVLCLGLDNSGKTTIINRLKPANTPGQEIVPTIGFNIEKFKSSSLSFTVFDMSGQSRYRNLWEHYYKESHAIVFVIDSNDKLRMVVAKEELDTLLNHGDICNKKLPVLFFANKMDLRDAMSSVKVSQMLCLENIKDKPWHICASNAIEGEGLQEGMDWLQEQIAQSYQNNDQLNE; this is encoded by the exons ATGGGGCTGCTGGATAAACTGTCGGGCTGGCTCGGCCTGAGGAAGAAGGAAGTCAATGTTTTGTGTCTGGGACTGGACAACAGCGGCAAAACTACAATCATCAACCGGCTGAAACCAGCTAAT ACACCGGGACAAGAAATAGTCCCAACAATTGGCTTCAACATTGAAAAGTTCAAGAGTTCAAG CCTTTCCTTCACAGTATTCGACATGTCTGGCCAAAGCAGATACAGAAACCTGTGGGAGCACTATTACAA AGAAAGCCACGCCATCGTATTTGTCATCGACAGCAATGACAAACTTAGAATGGTGGTTGCCAAAGAGGAGCTCGACACTCTTCTCAACCATGGAG ATATTTGCAATAAAAAGCTGCCCGTGTTGTTCTTTGCAAACAAGATGGATCTACGTGATGCCATGTCATCTGTCAAGGTCTCCCAGATGTTGTGTTTGGAGAATATCAAAGACAAACCTTGGCACATCTG TGCTAGCAATGCTATCGAGGGAGAAGGCCTGCAGGAAGGGATGGACTGGCTTCAAG AACAAATCGCACA GTCATATCAAAACAACGACCAGTTGAATGAGTGA
- the LOC133486997 gene encoding ADP-ribosylation factor-like protein 6 isoform X1 gives MGLLDKLSGWLGLRKKEVNVLCLGLDNSGKTTIINRLKPANHSNRLGPFSEEWKHVSQTPGQEIVPTIGFNIEKFKSSSLSFTVFDMSGQSRYRNLWEHYYKESHAIVFVIDSNDKLRMVVAKEELDTLLNHGDICNKKLPVLFFANKMDLRDAMSSVKVSQMLCLENIKDKPWHICASNAIEGEGLQEGMDWLQEQIAQSYQNNDQLNE, from the exons ATGGGGCTGCTGGATAAACTGTCGGGCTGGCTCGGCCTGAGGAAGAAGGAAGTCAATGTTTTGTGTCTGGGACTGGACAACAGCGGCAAAACTACAATCATCAACCGGCTGAAACCAGCTAAT CATTCGAATCGTTTAGGCCCATTCTCAGAGGAGTGGAAACATGTTAGTCAG ACACCGGGACAAGAAATAGTCCCAACAATTGGCTTCAACATTGAAAAGTTCAAGAGTTCAAG CCTTTCCTTCACAGTATTCGACATGTCTGGCCAAAGCAGATACAGAAACCTGTGGGAGCACTATTACAA AGAAAGCCACGCCATCGTATTTGTCATCGACAGCAATGACAAACTTAGAATGGTGGTTGCCAAAGAGGAGCTCGACACTCTTCTCAACCATGGAG ATATTTGCAATAAAAAGCTGCCCGTGTTGTTCTTTGCAAACAAGATGGATCTACGTGATGCCATGTCATCTGTCAAGGTCTCCCAGATGTTGTGTTTGGAGAATATCAAAGACAAACCTTGGCACATCTG TGCTAGCAATGCTATCGAGGGAGAAGGCCTGCAGGAAGGGATGGACTGGCTTCAAG AACAAATCGCACA GTCATATCAAAACAACGACCAGTTGAATGAGTGA
- the LOC133486997 gene encoding ADP-ribosylation factor-like protein 6 isoform X4 yields the protein MGLLDKLSGWLGLRKKEVNVLCLGLDNSGKTTIINRLKPANHSNRLGPFSEEWKHVSQTPGQEIVPTIGFNIEKFKSSSLSFTVFDMSGQSRYRNLWEHYYKESHAIVFVIDSNDKLRMVVAKEELDTLLNHGDICNKKLPVLFFANKMDLRDAMSSVKVSQMLCLENIKDKPWHI from the exons ATGGGGCTGCTGGATAAACTGTCGGGCTGGCTCGGCCTGAGGAAGAAGGAAGTCAATGTTTTGTGTCTGGGACTGGACAACAGCGGCAAAACTACAATCATCAACCGGCTGAAACCAGCTAAT CATTCGAATCGTTTAGGCCCATTCTCAGAGGAGTGGAAACATGTTAGTCAG ACACCGGGACAAGAAATAGTCCCAACAATTGGCTTCAACATTGAAAAGTTCAAGAGTTCAAG CCTTTCCTTCACAGTATTCGACATGTCTGGCCAAAGCAGATACAGAAACCTGTGGGAGCACTATTACAA AGAAAGCCACGCCATCGTATTTGTCATCGACAGCAATGACAAACTTAGAATGGTGGTTGCCAAAGAGGAGCTCGACACTCTTCTCAACCATGGAG ATATTTGCAATAAAAAGCTGCCCGTGTTGTTCTTTGCAAACAAGATGGATCTACGTGATGCCATGTCATCTGTCAAGGTCTCCCAGATGTTGTGTTTGGAGAATATCAAAGACAAACCTTGGCACATCTG A
- the LOC133486995 gene encoding F-box only protein 47-like, with translation MARGKAGTHTPSPPIWTFGRGTVTTRSQLKDSRNFFQKLPLEVFHMILDNLSVLEVSVFCLASKQMNRYVVDYISTLAWKRKLMHRNFHNTSCPEQECFGEHFRDLGVLFKRCTMLLPTKERLKCILYKFSQVPCFLRETCAAPDCIGLFRYGVFLQTMIAGWDEFECQRVFQFLCEVTDLLHKIETITTTEKPGLKCLEELELRYFCRKVLLDLSPNQSDCRFWLLQLLKPWPLFKQAHLLLILYGPQLSEGAISWQDLVERELPQDALWNLARAILLLFNKPVIKDWTMQSTLAVFEEIVVIPQPWHVENVARLLVVCGKRFCYTVLASRAQLGLIRDIAKVIVYIILVCEKDGYEMNWVVNVVQQLHKGFSSDVQKFTFIRHLENMFSDVIAELLYMYVDGNRPDNRDIFTATCLLLDASARFHAKFFHVLLK, from the exons ATGGCGAGAGGAAAAGCAGGAACGCACACGCCGAGTCCGCCCATTTGGACTTTCGGTCGGGGAACTGTCACGACCCGCAGTCAGCTGAAAGACAGCAGAAACTTCTTCCAGAAACTTCCACTGGAGGTCTTTCATATGATTCTGGACAACCTGTCAG TGCTGGAGGTCAGTGTGTTCTGTTTAGCGTCCAAGCAGATGAATAGATATGTGGTGGACTATATCAGCACCCTGGCCTGGAAGAGAAAACTGATGCACCGAAACTTTCATAACACCAGCTGCCCTGAACAGGAATGTTTTGGTGAACATTTCAGAGACCTGG GTGTGTTGTTCAAACGATGCACCATGTTGCTACCTACAAAAGAGAGGCTGAAATGTATCCTGTACAAATTTTCACAG GTTCCTTGCTTCCTGCGGGAGACGTGCGCCGCACCAGACTGCATTGGTTTGTTTAGATATGGAGTTTTTCTGCAG ACCATGATCGCAGGGTGGGATGAGTTTGAGTGCCAAAGAGTTTTCCAATTCCTGTGTGAAGTGACCGATTTGCTGCATAAAATTGAGACAATCACTACTACTGAAAAACCTG GGCTGAAATGTTTAGAAGAGCTGGAGCTCCGCTACTTCTGCCGCAAGGTTTTGCTGGACCTGTCGCCGAACCAATCAGACTGTCGATTTTGGCTCCTGCAGCTCTTGAAGCCCTGGCCCTTGTTCAAGCAAGCGCACCTACTGTTAATCCTATATGGGCCACAGCTGTCCGAAG GCGCCATCAGTTGGCAGGATCTCGTAGAACGGGAGCTGCCTCAGGATGCTCTCTGGAACCTGGCCAGGGCCATCCTTCTGCTCTTCAACAAACCGGTAATCAAAGACTGGACCATGCAGTCAACCCTAGCAGTCTTCGAGGAGATCGTTG TCATTCCTCAGCCATGGCACGTGGAGAATGTCGCTCGGCTCTTGGTGGTATGTGGCAAGAGGTTTTGCTACACTGTCTTGGCCAGCAGGGCTCAACTGGGACTCATCAGAGATATTGCCAAAGTCATTGTCTACATTATTCTG GTGTGTGAAAAGGACGGCTATGAAATGAATTGGGTGGTAAATGTGGTACAGCAGCTCCACAAGGGCTTCAGCTCAGATGTCCAAAAGTTCACCTTCATCCGCCATCTGGAGAACATGTTCTCAGACGTCATCGCTGAGCTTCTGTACATGTATGTAGACG GAAACCGTCCTGACAACAGGGACATTTTCACGGCCACGTGTCTTCTCCTGGACGCCAGTGCTCGATTTCATGCGAAATTCTTCCATGTGTTGCTTAAATAG
- the LOC133486996 gene encoding claudin-14-like gives MASTAVQVLGFFLSLLGFVGSLVATLLPHWRSSAHVGPNIITATGYMKGLWMECVWHSTGIYQCEVYRSLLALPQDMQAARALMVLSCVTSVLAIAVSVMGMKCTYFAQGSLIKSPLVMSGGICFLCAGLLCLTTVSWTTNDIIVDFYDPFLPSAMKYEIGLAVYLGYASACLSLCGGLVLCWSSSGERSRGRPQRQRRPPSSPPPYMNNTYPPAPPYNPPEALKGNRAPSLCSVSSSGYRLNNYV, from the exons ATGGCCAGCACGGCAGTTCAGGTCCTGGGTTTCTTCTTGAGCCTGCTCGGGTTTGTGGGAAGTCTAGTTGCCACTCTGCTCCCACACTGGCGCAGCTCGGCACACGTGGGCCCAAACATCATCACGGCCACAGGCTACATGAAAGGCCTGTGGATGGAGTGCGTGTGGCACAGCACGGGCATTTATCAGTGTGAGGTGTATAGATCTCTCCTGGCGCTGCCACAGGACATGCAG GCTGCCCGTGCACTCATGGTGCTGTCCTGTGTGACTTCAGTCCTGGCAATTGCGGTTTCTGTGATGGGGATGAAGTGCACCTACTTTGCCCAAGGCTCATTAATCAAGTCCCCTCTGGTGATGAGCGGAGGGATCTGTTTTCTCTGTGCTGGTTTACTCTGCTTGACCACTGTATCCTGGACCACCAATGACATCATCGTGGATTTTTATGACCCCTTCCTTCCAAGCGCCATGAAGTACGAGATTGGGCTAGCGGTGTATCTCGGTTACGCGTCAGCCTGCCTCAGTTTGTGCGGGGGACTGGTACTGTGCTGGAGTAGCAGCGGCGAGCGGTCGCGGGGGCGACCCCAAAGGCAGAGGAGACCGCCTTCATCCCCTCCTCCTTATATGAACAACACCTACCCCCCGGCTCCCCCATACAATCCTCCAGAGGCCCTCAAGGGTAATCGTGCCCCCTCACTTTGCTCTGTCTCCAGCAGTGGCTACAGACTTAATAACTATGTCTAA